Proteins encoded by one window of Kwoniella shivajii chromosome 8, complete sequence:
- a CDS encoding 40S ribosomal protein S15: protein MADFTTGEEAAAKKASRSFKKYQYRGVELDNLLDLSNEDFIELVHARARRRFQRGLKRRPLGLIKKLRNAKKDAGPNEKPAMVKTHLRDMIIVPEMIGSVVGVYNGKTFTTVEVKPEMTGHYLGEFSITYKPVGHSRGANMKDSRL from the exons ATG GCCGATTTCACTACCGGAGAGGAAGCTGCTGCCAAAAAGGCCTCGAGATCCTTCAAGAAGTACCAATACAGAGGTGTCGAGCTCGACAACCTCCTTGATCTCTCCAATGAGGACTTCATCGAG CTCGTCCACGCTCGAGCTCGAAGAAGGTTCCAAAGAGGTCTTAAAAGACGACCTTTAGGTCTCATCAAGAAGCTCCGAAATGCTAAGAAAGATGCCGGACCCAACGAGAAACCCGCCATGGTCAAGACTCATTTACGAGACATGATCATCGTCCCAGAGATGATCGGAAGTGTTGTTGGTGTTTAC AACGGTAAAACCTTCACCACTGTTGAAGTTAAACCTGAAATGACTGGTCACTACCTCGGTGAATTCTC CATTACCTACAAACCCGTCGGTCACTCTCGAGGTGCTAACATGAAAGACTCTCGATTGTAA